From a region of the Paenibacillus sp. R14(2021) genome:
- a CDS encoding peroxiredoxin-like family protein: MSNQNLTEQLEAAAQQFKANAPIEAQIKIGQMIEELQKSGIASGKQLGEKAVDFKLTNALGQDVILYEELAKGPVVLVFYRGGWCPFCNMQLKAYQQILPEIKAIGAQLIAISPQKPDHSLSLQEKEGLEFQVLSDPNGLVTAKYNLLFDVPQGVRELMEGIGVDLVEYNNTSKWVLPVPATFMIDESAIIRSSYVNPNFMQRQSPEEILRELKKL, from the coding sequence ATGAGCAACCAAAATTTAACCGAACAGCTGGAAGCGGCTGCGCAGCAGTTTAAGGCCAATGCGCCGATTGAAGCGCAGATCAAGATCGGTCAGATGATTGAGGAACTTCAGAAATCGGGGATCGCTTCCGGGAAGCAACTAGGCGAAAAAGCGGTGGACTTTAAATTAACAAACGCACTAGGCCAGGATGTAATTTTATATGAAGAGCTCGCGAAAGGGCCGGTTGTGCTGGTATTCTATCGCGGTGGATGGTGTCCTTTTTGTAATATGCAATTAAAGGCTTACCAGCAGATATTGCCTGAAATCAAGGCGATTGGAGCGCAGCTTATAGCGATTAGCCCGCAAAAGCCGGATCATTCGTTATCCCTTCAGGAAAAGGAAGGATTGGAATTCCAAGTCCTTAGCGATCCGAACGGCTTGGTAACGGCCAAGTACAATCTGCTCTTCGATGTTCCGCAGGGAGTAAGGGAACTCATGGAAGGTATCGGAGTCGATCTTGTGGAGTACAACAATACCTCGAAATGGGTTTTGCCGGTTCCGGCTACGTTCATGATTGATGAGAGCGCCATTATTCGATCCTCCTATGTCAATCCGAATTTCATGCAGCGTCAAAGCCCGGAGGAAATTTTGCGAGAGCTGAAAAAGCTATAA
- a CDS encoding FMN-dependent NADH-azoreductase → MAQVLYITANPKSIESSVGHRVGQAFLKAYCETHANDEIQEINLYEEEFPIVDRDILNSWEKMRRRGMPFSELSQVEQQKMNALNQFIDRVTSADKYVFVSPMWNWSIPPRLKAFIDSIVVAGKTFHYTENGPVGHLIGKKAIHIQVSGGIYSQGPLTKMDHSHPYLKQVLNIIGIHNVEVLYVEGHDFDRERADEIIRKGISDAEKHAMTF, encoded by the coding sequence ATGGCACAAGTTCTATATATTACTGCTAATCCAAAATCAATTGAAAGCTCAGTTGGTCATCGAGTAGGACAAGCTTTTCTTAAAGCTTATTGCGAAACTCATGCAAACGATGAGATTCAGGAAATAAATTTATATGAAGAGGAATTTCCAATCGTGGATCGCGATATCCTTAACAGTTGGGAGAAAATGCGTCGAAGGGGAATGCCATTTTCAGAGTTGAGTCAAGTCGAACAGCAAAAAATGAATGCTTTAAATCAATTTATAGATCGAGTAACGAGCGCTGATAAATACGTATTTGTATCTCCTATGTGGAACTGGAGCATTCCACCACGATTAAAAGCATTTATCGATTCCATTGTGGTGGCCGGAAAAACATTTCATTACACCGAAAATGGTCCTGTCGGACATTTAATAGGTAAAAAAGCCATTCATATTCAAGTTAGCGGCGGTATTTACTCGCAAGGACCTTTAACGAAAATGGATCATAGTCACCCGTATTTAAAACAAGTGCTTAACATCATAGGTATTCATAATGTAGAAGTACTATATGTGGAAGGACATGATTTTGACCGAGAGCGAGCAGATGAAATTATTCGCAAGGGTATATCGGATGCAGAAAAGCATGCGATGACTTTTTAG
- a CDS encoding NAD(P)H-dependent oxidoreductase, translated as MTMTMTMTKEEILKAYQFRHACKAFDTNKKISDEDFHFILETGRLSPSSFGFEPWKFVVIQNAALREKLKPVSGGATGQLPTASHFVVILARREEGLRPDSVHVNKMWKDIHHMPEEVVKDWYDFYKSFVETELEDNDRLIFEWSIRQTYIALGNMMTAAAQIGIDSCPIEGFDRKQVTAILQNEGIINGDDFGVACMAAFGYREKDPKRPQTRQHLDEIVEWR; from the coding sequence ATGACAATGACAATGACAATGACCAAGGAAGAAATTTTAAAAGCTTACCAGTTCAGACATGCTTGCAAGGCATTTGATACCAACAAAAAGATTTCGGATGAAGATTTTCACTTTATTTTGGAGACAGGAAGATTGTCCCCAAGTTCATTTGGCTTCGAGCCGTGGAAGTTTGTCGTGATCCAGAATGCAGCTCTTCGCGAAAAATTAAAACCTGTATCCGGCGGTGCCACGGGACAACTGCCAACTGCCAGCCATTTTGTAGTTATATTGGCCAGAAGAGAAGAAGGCTTACGGCCTGACTCGGTTCACGTGAACAAAATGTGGAAAGACATTCACCATATGCCTGAAGAAGTTGTGAAAGATTGGTACGATTTCTACAAATCTTTCGTCGAAACAGAACTCGAAGATAATGACCGTCTCATTTTTGAATGGTCAATCAGACAAACCTATATAGCACTGGGAAACATGATGACAGCCGCGGCTCAAATCGGTATTGATTCCTGTCCGATCGAAGGGTTTGATAGAAAGCAGGTGACCGCTATTTTACAAAATGAGGGTATCATTAACGGCGACGATTTCGGTGTAGCCTGTATGGCCGCTTTCGGATATCGTGAAAAGGATCCCAAACGTCCACAAACAAGACAACATCTCGATGAGATTGTTGAATGGCGATAA
- a CDS encoding nitroreductase family protein: MEKDLFTALRERRSIYGISKESPISDQRIQEIIEETVKHTPSAFNNQTTRVVLLLGEQHNKLWDITNEVLKTVVSAERFSSTHEKLNGFRNGYGTVLFFEDQSVIDIFMEKFPSYQEHFPIWSHHTSGMHQLVIWMALEAEGLGANLQHYNPLIDERVKAEWKLPESWKLIAQMPFGKPSAPAGEKKFNPVQERIKVFK; this comes from the coding sequence TTGGAGAAAGATTTATTTACAGCACTACGCGAACGGCGCTCGATTTATGGAATTAGCAAAGAATCACCAATTTCGGATCAAAGAATCCAAGAAATAATCGAGGAAACCGTTAAACATACACCATCGGCGTTCAACAATCAAACGACCCGAGTTGTTCTGCTCTTGGGTGAACAACATAACAAGTTATGGGATATTACGAACGAAGTTCTCAAAACAGTGGTTTCGGCCGAACGATTTTCTTCCACCCATGAGAAATTGAACGGATTTCGGAACGGATACGGTACAGTGCTTTTCTTTGAAGATCAGTCGGTTATTGATATATTTATGGAAAAATTCCCATCTTACCAAGAACACTTCCCGATTTGGTCACATCACACAAGTGGAATGCATCAATTGGTGATCTGGATGGCGCTGGAGGCTGAAGGGCTGGGTGCAAACCTGCAGCATTACAATCCATTGATTGATGAACGGGTAAAAGCAGAATGGAAGTTGCCGGAAAGCTGGAAACTGATCGCCCAAATGCCGTTCGGTAAACCGTCTGCCCCAGCAGGTGAAAAGAAATTTAATCCGGTACAAGAACGTATAAAAGTTTTTAAATAA
- a CDS encoding peroxiredoxin-like family protein → MGLTLKMELEAQAKINSSNPNAAATFEKYLLYLRSQDAGKGLNIGDVAPDFTLEDATGNWITLSEQLIKGPVILIFYRGQWCPFCNLQLKAYERIMGLINLAGATLIAVSPQTPDHSLTLKEKHELSYSVLSDRHNKVAEAYNLKITLPEFMRENVNMLPQFNEDDSFELPVPATYIIDMNGRIVAGVSDFNHRTRMEPTEALEIILRYKQ, encoded by the coding sequence ATGGGGTTAACTTTAAAAATGGAATTGGAAGCACAAGCTAAAATCAATTCAAGCAACCCGAACGCAGCTGCAACGTTTGAAAAGTACTTATTGTATCTTCGCAGCCAGGATGCTGGAAAGGGATTAAACATTGGTGATGTTGCGCCAGATTTCACGCTGGAAGATGCAACTGGCAATTGGATTACGTTATCGGAGCAATTAATTAAAGGACCGGTAATTCTTATTTTTTACAGAGGTCAGTGGTGTCCCTTCTGCAATCTGCAATTAAAAGCCTATGAGCGTATTATGGGCCTCATCAATTTGGCAGGTGCAACGCTCATCGCCGTCAGTCCACAAACACCCGATCATTCCCTAACGCTAAAGGAAAAGCATGAGTTGAGCTATTCTGTATTGAGTGATCGTCATAACAAAGTGGCTGAAGCCTATAATTTAAAGATCACTTTGCCCGAGTTCATGCGGGAGAATGTAAATATGCTTCCTCAATTCAATGAAGATGATTCATTTGAACTACCCGTTCCTGCAACGTACATCATCGATATGAATGGTCGAATCGTCGCGGGCGTTTCCGATTTCAATCACAGAACAAGAATGGAGC